One stretch of Rhodoferax lithotrophicus DNA includes these proteins:
- the ilvC gene encoding ketol-acid reductoisomerase, protein MKVFYDKDCDLSLIKGKTVAIIGYGSQGHAHAQNLNDSGVSVVVGLRKGGASWDKVGKAGLNVMEVNDAVKIADVVMILLPDEQIADVYTNNVAPNIKQGASLVFAHGFNVHYNQVMPRADLDVWMVAPKAPGHTVRNTYTQGGGVPHLIAIHQDKSGKARELALSYAMANGGGKAGIIETSFKEETETDLFGEQAVLCGGAVELIKMGFETLVEAGYAPEMAYFECLHELKLIVDLIYEGGIANMNYSISNNAEYGEYVTGPEVINAQSREAMRNALKRIQNGDYAKSFILEGRTNYPSMTARRRNTADHQIEIVGGQLRAMMPWIAKNKLVDQTRN, encoded by the coding sequence ATGAAAGTTTTTTACGACAAAGATTGTGATTTGAGCCTGATCAAGGGTAAGACCGTGGCCATCATTGGCTACGGCAGTCAAGGGCACGCTCATGCACAGAATCTGAACGACAGTGGTGTCAGTGTGGTCGTGGGTCTTCGTAAAGGGGGAGCATCCTGGGACAAAGTGGGCAAGGCTGGCTTGAACGTGATGGAAGTCAATGACGCTGTCAAAATTGCCGATGTGGTCATGATTCTGTTGCCTGACGAGCAAATTGCAGATGTCTATACCAACAATGTGGCTCCCAACATCAAGCAAGGTGCCTCTTTGGTATTCGCACATGGCTTCAACGTACATTACAACCAAGTTATGCCCCGTGCTGATCTGGATGTGTGGATGGTGGCACCAAAGGCACCAGGCCACACGGTTCGGAATACGTACACCCAAGGTGGTGGTGTGCCACATTTGATTGCCATCCATCAAGACAAGAGCGGTAAGGCTCGTGAACTGGCTTTGTCCTATGCGATGGCCAATGGTGGCGGCAAGGCTGGCATCATTGAAACTTCATTCAAAGAAGAAACCGAAACCGACTTGTTTGGTGAGCAGGCCGTGTTGTGTGGTGGCGCTGTTGAGCTGATCAAGATGGGTTTTGAAACCCTAGTGGAAGCTGGTTATGCGCCAGAAATGGCTTACTTTGAGTGCTTGCATGAGCTGAAACTCATCGTAGATCTGATTTATGAAGGCGGCATTGCCAACATGAATTACTCCATTTCCAACAATGCAGAATACGGCGAATACGTGACCGGTCCTGAGGTGATCAATGCTCAGAGTCGTGAAGCTATGCGCAATGCCTTGAAACGCATTCAAAATGGTGACTATGCCAAGTCTTTCATTCTGGAAGGCCGCACCAATTACCCCAGCATGACGGCACGTCGTCGCAACACTGCAGATCACCAGATTGAGATCGTCGGTGGTCAATTGCGGGCCATGATGCCTTGGATTGCCAAAAACAAACTGGTTGATCAAACACGTAACTGA
- the pssA gene encoding CDP-diacylglycerol--serine O-phosphatidyltransferase → MDDVNTTNPNHDDNVVGKKRRKGIYILPNMFTLAALFGGFYAIVMAINGRFDMAAVGIFCAMVLDSLDGRVARMTNTQSAFGEQMDSLSDMVSFGAAPALIAYVWALKGLGRWGWIAAFVYCACAALRLARFNVNTAVVDKRYFQGLPSPAAAALVAGFIWVMTDLGLEGAQWAWPMFVVSLYSGLTMVTNVPFYSFKDIQMKRSVPFVVIVLIAIGIAVINIDPPIVMFALFVIYGLSGYALYFWRKAKGIPTSVISTSTDEPDERGLHK, encoded by the coding sequence ATGGATGATGTGAATACAACTAACCCGAATCATGATGACAATGTGGTGGGTAAAAAGCGCCGCAAGGGCATCTACATTTTGCCCAATATGTTTACATTGGCAGCGCTTTTTGGCGGGTTTTATGCCATTGTCATGGCGATCAATGGTCGGTTTGACATGGCTGCCGTTGGTATCTTTTGCGCTATGGTGCTTGATAGTCTGGATGGTCGTGTGGCCCGCATGACCAATACTCAAAGTGCTTTTGGTGAGCAAATGGATTCCTTGTCTGACATGGTATCTTTTGGAGCGGCCCCGGCGCTGATTGCTTATGTTTGGGCCCTCAAAGGTTTGGGGCGTTGGGGCTGGATTGCGGCTTTTGTGTATTGCGCCTGTGCCGCTTTGCGCTTGGCACGTTTTAATGTGAATACCGCTGTGGTGGATAAGCGTTATTTTCAAGGATTACCTTCTCCTGCTGCCGCTGCTTTGGTCGCTGGCTTTATCTGGGTCATGACAGATTTAGGGTTAGAAGGTGCGCAATGGGCTTGGCCAATGTTTGTTGTATCACTTTATTCTGGTCTGACCATGGTGACCAATGTGCCGTTTTACAGCTTCAAAGATATCCAGATGAAGCGAAGTGTGCCATTTGTGGTTATTGTGCTGATTGCCATAGGGATTGCGGTGATCAATATCGATCCACCGATTGTGATGTTTGCTTTGTTTGTTATTTACGGGTTAAGTGGTTACGCTTTGTACTTCTGGCGTAAGGCCAAAGGGATTCCTACAAGTGTTATCAGTACCTCCACAGATGAGCCGGACGAGAGAGGCCTGCACAAGTGA
- a CDS encoding 2-isopropylmalate synthase, whose translation MSDKLVIFDTTLRDGEQSPGASMTRDEKLRIARQLERLKVDVIEAGFAASSNGDFEAIKAIANTIKDSTVCSLSRANDRDITLAADALQGASRARIHTFIATSPVHMEKKLRMTPEQVLEQAKQSVRFARNRVADIEFSAEDAYRSEEDFLCRVIEAVINEGATTINVPDTVGYAIPELYGNFIKTLRERVPNSDKAIWSVHCHNDLGMAVANSLAGVKIGGARQIECTINGLGERAGNCSLEEVVMAMRTRRDYFDLDVRVDATQILAASRMVSQTTGFVVQPNKAIVGANAFAHASGIHQDGIMKARDTYEIMRAEDVGWSANKIIMGKLSGRNAFKQRLQELGVQMDSEAEVNLAFAKFKELADRKSEIFDEDILALVSEENIAQSHDQYGFVSLAQHSETGELPQATVVMTIGGHEVTGTANGNGPVDASLKAIEVHVKSGSEMVLYSVNAISGSTESQGEVTVRLQHSGRVVNGVGADPDIVVASAKAYLNALNKLQSQTNRVAAQG comes from the coding sequence ATGTCAGACAAATTGGTCATTTTTGACACTACTTTGCGTGATGGCGAACAGTCGCCTGGCGCATCCATGACACGTGATGAAAAATTGCGTATTGCACGCCAATTGGAACGTTTGAAAGTTGATGTGATAGAGGCAGGATTTGCTGCCAGCTCCAATGGCGATTTTGAAGCCATCAAAGCCATTGCCAATACGATCAAGGATTCGACAGTATGTTCGCTGTCACGGGCCAATGACCGTGATATTACGCTGGCTGCGGATGCACTTCAGGGAGCCAGTAGGGCGCGTATTCACACTTTTATTGCAACTTCTCCCGTGCATATGGAGAAAAAATTGCGTATGACTCCTGAACAAGTGCTTGAACAAGCTAAGCAGTCAGTCCGTTTTGCGCGTAATCGGGTTGCGGATATTGAGTTCAGTGCCGAAGATGCCTACCGCAGTGAAGAGGATTTCTTATGCCGTGTCATTGAGGCTGTAATCAACGAGGGAGCCACCACCATCAATGTACCTGATACCGTGGGGTACGCTATTCCTGAGTTGTATGGTAATTTCATCAAAACGCTGCGTGAACGTGTACCCAATTCAGACAAGGCCATTTGGTCGGTGCATTGCCACAATGATCTTGGCATGGCGGTTGCCAACTCACTGGCCGGTGTGAAGATTGGCGGAGCTCGTCAAATTGAATGCACCATCAACGGCCTGGGTGAACGTGCCGGAAATTGCAGCCTTGAAGAGGTTGTGATGGCAATGAGAACGAGGCGTGATTACTTTGATTTGGATGTGCGAGTTGATGCAACTCAGATTCTGGCAGCCAGCCGTATGGTAAGTCAGACCACTGGCTTTGTAGTCCAACCCAACAAGGCCATCGTGGGGGCCAATGCTTTTGCACACGCCTCAGGAATTCACCAGGACGGCATCATGAAAGCACGCGATACCTATGAGATCATGCGTGCTGAAGATGTGGGATGGTCGGCCAATAAAATCATCATGGGTAAGCTAAGTGGACGAAACGCGTTCAAACAACGCTTGCAAGAGTTGGGTGTGCAAATGGACAGTGAAGCAGAAGTGAACTTGGCATTTGCCAAGTTCAAAGAGCTTGCTGACCGCAAGAGCGAAATTTTCGACGAAGACATTCTGGCTTTGGTCAGTGAAGAAAACATTGCACAAAGTCACGACCAATATGGCTTCGTCTCACTTGCCCAACACAGCGAAACTGGTGAATTGCCCCAAGCTACCGTGGTCATGACCATCGGTGGTCACGAGGTCACGGGAACGGCCAATGGCAATGGCCCGGTGGATGCTTCACTCAAGGCCATCGAAGTGCACGTCAAGAGTGGTTCGGAAATGGTGCTTTATTCGGTGAATGCGATCAGCGGTTCGACTGAAAGTCAGGGAGAGGTGACGGTGCGTTTACAGCATAGTGGCCGAGTGGTGAATGGCGTGGGTGCAGATCCAGACATTGTGGTGGCTTCTGCCAAGGCCTATTTGAACGCTCTGAACAAGCTTCAAAGCCAGACTAATCGAGTGGCTGCACAGGGATAA
- the pbpG gene encoding D-alanyl-D-alanine endopeptidase — MEIPVPGKNMTKIIYKSFFGKKTRSLICLLSLLSWLAWSPAAMAVSPKPQVSKTKKAALVSKRRVSKSFATNKHKHAAKIQAFVVKPSFGQIAGLHASQDNLNLKSSVALVVDQETNEILFSKNDKAVLPIASLTKLMTGLLVSEANLPADDKITITQEDVDTEKGSSSRLRVGTELSRGELLHLALMSSENRAAHALARTYPGGLTTFIDLMNKKAKLLGMKDTHYVEPTGLSSQNQSSARDLVKLVDTAHQVPLLRELTTSPGYQVEVGSRMLQFNNTNRLVKNPTWDIGLQKTGYISEAGRCLVMQAKVAGRQLIMVFLDSAGTLTRLADAERVRHWVEAAATVSPGLHPTVAGASKVM, encoded by the coding sequence TTGGAAATCCCTGTGCCAGGAAAAAATATGACAAAAATTATTTACAAGAGTTTTTTTGGTAAAAAAACGCGAAGTTTGATTTGTCTTTTGAGTTTGCTGAGTTGGTTGGCGTGGTCACCTGCGGCAATGGCAGTCTCGCCCAAACCACAGGTCAGTAAAACCAAAAAGGCAGCGCTTGTCTCCAAGCGGCGGGTCAGCAAATCCTTTGCTACAAATAAGCATAAACATGCAGCGAAAATCCAGGCATTCGTAGTCAAACCTTCATTTGGGCAGATTGCTGGATTGCATGCCTCTCAAGACAATCTGAACTTAAAGTCCAGCGTGGCCCTGGTGGTTGATCAAGAGACGAATGAGATTCTTTTTAGCAAAAATGACAAGGCGGTGCTGCCCATTGCCTCGCTGACCAAACTGATGACCGGTCTGCTTGTGAGTGAGGCTAACTTGCCTGCTGACGACAAAATCACGATCACGCAAGAGGATGTGGACACCGAAAAAGGCAGCTCGTCACGCCTTCGTGTAGGTACAGAGCTCAGTCGGGGTGAGTTGCTGCACTTGGCGCTGATGTCCAGCGAAAATCGTGCGGCGCATGCTTTGGCTCGGACTTACCCCGGTGGTTTGACAACGTTCATTGATTTGATGAACAAGAAGGCCAAACTTCTAGGCATGAAAGACACTCATTATGTCGAACCCACAGGCTTATCGAGCCAAAATCAGTCAAGTGCGCGTGATTTGGTCAAGTTGGTGGATACTGCACATCAGGTTCCGCTGTTGCGAGAGTTAACCACTTCGCCGGGCTACCAAGTAGAAGTAGGTAGTAGGATGCTTCAATTCAACAATACCAATCGGTTGGTTAAAAATCCAACCTGGGATATTGGGTTACAAAAAACAGGCTACATCTCTGAGGCAGGGCGTTGTTTGGTGATGCAAGCCAAAGTCGCTGGCCGTCAATTGATCATGGTTTTTCTAGATTCTGCGGGAACATTAACCCGTCTGGCAGATGCAGAGCGGGTTCGTCATTGGGTTGAAGCTGCGGCCACTGTTTCGCCTGGCTTGCACCCCACTGTCGCAGGTGCAAGCAAAGTCATGTAG
- a CDS encoding IclR family transcriptional regulator — MRHPENGIPTTPTVQVIERLFALMDVLASREEAISLKEISEKTGLHPSTAHRILNDLAIGRFVDRPQPGNYRLGMRLLELGNLVKNRLNVRDAALGPMRELHRLTQQPVNLSMRQGDEIVYVERSFSERSGMQVIRAIGGRAPLHLTSVGKLFLAADDIQKVRAYAARTGLSGHTKNSLTQLPALERELGKVRRDAYANDNEELELGVRCMAAGIYDDQGKLVAGLSISAPAGRLDEAWLDKLKATTREISQNLGYQPLKS; from the coding sequence ATGCGCCATCCAGAGAATGGAATTCCCACCACCCCCACGGTGCAAGTGATTGAACGATTGTTCGCATTGATGGATGTCCTAGCCTCTCGCGAAGAAGCCATTTCTCTCAAAGAGATCAGTGAAAAAACAGGCTTACATCCTTCCACCGCACACCGAATATTGAACGACCTGGCAATCGGTCGTTTTGTTGATCGTCCGCAACCCGGTAACTACCGACTCGGAATGCGATTGCTGGAGTTGGGTAATTTGGTAAAAAACAGATTGAATGTTCGTGATGCTGCCTTGGGGCCTATGCGTGAGCTGCATCGTTTGACTCAACAGCCGGTTAATCTAAGCATGCGTCAGGGTGACGAAATTGTGTATGTGGAACGCTCCTTTAGCGAGCGCTCAGGCATGCAGGTGATTCGGGCCATTGGTGGCCGGGCTCCCTTACATTTGACATCGGTAGGGAAACTTTTTTTGGCTGCCGACGATATTCAAAAAGTTCGAGCCTATGCAGCGAGAACTGGCTTGAGTGGGCATACCAAAAACAGTTTGACACAATTGCCAGCCTTGGAACGAGAGCTTGGTAAAGTGCGCCGTGATGCGTATGCGAACGATAACGAAGAACTTGAGTTAGGCGTGCGCTGTATGGCGGCAGGTATTTACGATGACCAAGGCAAGCTGGTGGCAGGTTTGTCAATTTCTGCCCCAGCAGGGAGGCTTGACGAAGCATGGCTCGACAAACTCAAAGCCACCACCCGAGAAATTTCTCAAAACTTGGGCTACCAACCCCTCAAGAGTTGA
- a CDS encoding arginyltransferase, giving the protein MTHQPDLSSITIQFYATAAYNCSYIQGHIARSQVADPGNQMNNRLYSALVCQGFRRSGGFVYRPLCDHCQACKSIRVPVQEFEPNRSQRRALKQNNLLEALICKPHFSDAHYLLYQRYQKAKHTGGGMDQDNVDQYVEFLVNTEVNTYMVEFREHQTENDEGVLRMVSIIDQLEDGLSAVYTFYDPQEGQSYGTYNVLWQIQQAKVLGLPYVYLGYWIEACSKMSYKTRFQPCELLVQDKWQRVI; this is encoded by the coding sequence GTGACCCATCAGCCAGACCTCTCCAGCATCACCATTCAGTTTTATGCCACAGCAGCGTACAACTGCAGCTATATCCAGGGGCACATTGCTCGATCTCAGGTAGCCGACCCTGGCAACCAAATGAACAACAGGCTTTACAGCGCCCTGGTCTGCCAAGGCTTCCGCCGCAGTGGCGGGTTTGTTTACAGACCCCTTTGTGATCATTGCCAAGCCTGCAAATCAATCCGTGTTCCAGTGCAAGAGTTTGAGCCCAACAGAAGCCAACGGCGCGCACTCAAGCAAAACAATTTGCTTGAGGCACTCATTTGCAAGCCACATTTTTCAGATGCGCACTACCTACTTTACCAGCGTTACCAGAAAGCCAAGCACACGGGTGGTGGCATGGATCAGGACAATGTAGACCAATACGTTGAATTCCTTGTGAACACCGAGGTGAACACATACATGGTCGAGTTTCGTGAACACCAGACTGAAAATGATGAAGGTGTGCTGCGAATGGTGTCGATCATTGATCAGCTTGAGGATGGCTTGTCCGCCGTGTATACCTTTTACGACCCACAAGAAGGGCAAAGTTACGGAACCTATAACGTACTCTGGCAAATTCAGCAGGCCAAAGTCCTTGGCCTGCCCTATGTGTACCTGGGGTATTGGATTGAAGCTTGCTCAAAAATGTCTTACAAAACACGATTTCAACCCTGTGAATTGCTCGTTCAAGATAAATGGCAACGTGTTATCTGA
- the rsxB gene encoding electron transport complex subunit RsxB → MNPCAAELLAVLPQTQCTRCGYPDCAAYAKAIVDRQAPINQCPPGGTEGVRRLAALTGLPVQPLNPTNGLEGPRTVVFIDEAWCIGCTLCIKACPVDAIVGMNKLMHTVQESYCTGCELCLPVCPVDCMEVQIVSGTHTGWAAWSVAQAEQSRERYDFHSYKSKREKDENDIRLEKKALLKLSNLTHHSQHTDPVVLDKKRAVIEAALARARTKRDNMV, encoded by the coding sequence ATGAACCCCTGCGCCGCCGAACTGCTGGCGGTGCTACCGCAGACGCAATGTACGCGTTGCGGATATCCTGACTGCGCTGCCTATGCGAAGGCCATTGTTGACCGTCAAGCCCCGATCAACCAATGCCCACCGGGTGGTACAGAAGGTGTGCGGCGCTTAGCGGCCCTTACCGGGCTACCCGTGCAACCACTAAATCCGACCAATGGGCTGGAAGGTCCGCGCACTGTGGTGTTTATTGATGAAGCTTGGTGTATTGGCTGTACCCTGTGCATCAAAGCCTGCCCGGTGGATGCCATTGTCGGAATGAACAAACTCATGCACACAGTGCAGGAGTCTTATTGCACTGGCTGTGAGTTGTGCTTGCCAGTGTGCCCGGTAGACTGCATGGAGGTCCAAATCGTTTCTGGCACCCACACTGGCTGGGCCGCCTGGTCAGTGGCACAAGCTGAACAATCCCGAGAAAGATATGATTTTCATAGCTACAAGAGCAAGCGTGAGAAGGATGAAAATGACATAAGGCTTGAAAAGAAAGCCTTGCTCAAGTTGTCCAATCTAACGCACCACTCCCAGCATACGGACCCGGTTGTGCTGGACAAAAAACGTGCGGTGATTGAAGCTGCGCTGGCCCGCGCACGCACCAAGCGCGATAACATGGTTTGA
- the phaZ gene encoding polyhydroxyalkanoate depolymerase: MLYKLYETQRSLMEPFTDLAQSAAKIYGNPLSLLGQHPMAQRISAGYDLLHRLGKDYEKPEFGLRTVDVDGVEVAIHERVEIKKPFCELRRFKRFTDDVGTLTKLKGQPAVLIVAPLSGHYATLLRDTVKTMLKDHKVYITDWTNARLVPTSEGDFHLDDYVNYVQEFIRHVQKRYGNCHVMSVCQPTVPVLAAVSLMASRNELTPLSMVMMGGPIDARKSPTAVNNLAMNKSIDWFEHNVIYRVPTRFPGAGRKVYPGFLQHSGFVAMNPSNHARSHYDYFEDLVKGDGASADAHRKFYDEYNAVLDMDANYYLETIATVFQEFNLVNGTWDVKGVDGKVERVHPEDIKTTALLSVEGELDDISGSGQTRAVHDICSGANKAMQQHIEVEGAGHYGIFAGRRWREVVYPQVKAFILQYQPKVAQEKPVVVADTPLAKSEPEAVAFVLPEAASQADIHIQTTHPELNSSHAPVVATPLEKAIPAKSKTIKPEAGSAVKNAAQPAKPAVAPKQSTQRKG, from the coding sequence GTGCTCTACAAACTTTACGAAACCCAACGTTCGCTGATGGAGCCTTTTACCGATCTGGCCCAATCTGCGGCCAAGATCTACGGTAACCCATTATCTCTGCTGGGCCAACATCCTATGGCCCAACGTATTTCGGCTGGCTATGACTTGCTGCACCGCTTGGGCAAAGACTACGAAAAACCAGAGTTCGGACTGCGCACCGTGGATGTGGACGGCGTTGAAGTGGCTATTCACGAACGTGTTGAGATCAAGAAACCCTTTTGTGAACTGCGCCGCTTCAAGCGCTTTACCGATGATGTGGGCACACTCACCAAGCTCAAAGGTCAGCCCGCAGTGCTGATCGTGGCCCCTTTGTCAGGCCACTACGCCACACTGTTGCGTGATACCGTTAAAACCATGTTGAAAGACCACAAGGTCTACATCACGGACTGGACCAATGCCCGTCTGGTGCCAACCTCTGAAGGTGACTTCCACCTGGATGATTACGTTAATTATGTGCAGGAATTCATTCGCCACGTACAGAAACGCTATGGTAACTGCCACGTGATGAGCGTGTGCCAGCCCACCGTGCCGGTATTGGCTGCCGTGTCTTTGATGGCCAGCCGTAACGAGCTCACGCCACTGAGTATGGTCATGATGGGTGGCCCGATTGATGCCCGCAAGTCACCCACGGCGGTGAACAACTTGGCCATGAACAAGAGTATTGATTGGTTTGAGCACAATGTGATTTACCGCGTGCCGACCCGTTTTCCAGGCGCAGGACGTAAGGTGTACCCAGGCTTTTTGCAGCATTCTGGCTTTGTGGCCATGAACCCTAGCAACCACGCCCGCAGTCACTACGATTATTTTGAGGATTTGGTCAAAGGCGACGGTGCCAGTGCCGATGCACACCGCAAGTTCTATGACGAATACAACGCCGTATTGGACATGGATGCCAACTACTACCTGGAAACCATTGCCACCGTCTTCCAGGAATTTAATCTGGTCAACGGCACATGGGATGTCAAGGGTGTAGATGGCAAAGTGGAGCGCGTGCACCCAGAGGACATCAAAACCACAGCGCTGCTGTCAGTTGAAGGCGAGTTGGATGACATCTCGGGCTCTGGACAGACCAGAGCCGTGCACGACATCTGTAGTGGGGCCAACAAAGCCATGCAGCAACACATAGAAGTAGAAGGTGCCGGTCATTACGGTATTTTTGCCGGACGCCGCTGGCGTGAAGTGGTTTACCCACAAGTGAAAGCCTTTATCCTGCAGTATCAACCCAAGGTTGCACAGGAAAAACCGGTGGTGGTTGCGGACACTCCTTTGGCAAAGTCTGAGCCGGAAGCAGTTGCCTTTGTGTTGCCAGAAGCCGCTAGCCAGGCAGATATTCACATCCAAACCACCCACCCTGAACTCAATAGCAGTCATGCACCGGTGGTGGCAACGCCGCTTGAGAAAGCCATCCCGGCCAAGTCCAAAACCATCAAGCCTGAAGCGGGTTCTGCAGTGAAAAATGCAGCTCAACCTGCCAAGCCTGCAGTTGCCCCCAAACAGTCGACCCAACGTAAAGGATGA